The following coding sequences lie in one Capsicum annuum cultivar UCD-10X-F1 chromosome 5, UCD10Xv1.1, whole genome shotgun sequence genomic window:
- the LOC107871325 gene encoding metal tolerance protein 11 isoform X4 yields MSSRVPVVSSTSLFLGQCNGTGQEDNIAVYYQQQVEMLEGFNEMDALADRGFVPGMSKEEREKLARSETTAIRISNIANMVLFAAKVYASVKSGSLAIIASTLDSLLDLLSGFILWFTAFSMQTPNPYQYPIGKKRMQPLGILVFASVMATLGLQIILESMRTLISDESDFSLTKEQERWVVGIMVFVTLVKLVLVLYCRSFTNEIVKAYAQDHFFDVITNIIGLVAALLANYITDWIDPVGAMILALYTIRTWSMTVLENVNSLVGKAAAPEYLQKLTYLCWNHHKAIKHIDTVRAYTFGSHYFVEVDIVLPADMPLQEAHDIGESLQEKLELLPEIERAFVHLDYEYSHKPEHAQAYL; encoded by the exons ATGAGTTCAAGGGTTCCAGTGGTTTCCTCAACTTCTCTGTTCTTAGGACAGTGTAATGGAACAG GTCAAGAAGACAATATTGCCGTATACTACCAACAACAGGTGGAAATGCTCGAGGGCTTCAATGAAATGGATGCTTTGGCTGATCGTGGTTTTGTACCTGGGATGTCAAAG GAAGAGAGGGAAAAATTGGCTAGAAGTGAAACAACTGCCATTAGGATATCAAATATTGCAAACATGGTTCTCTTTGCCGCTAAAGTATATGCATCTGTCAAGAGTGGTTCATTGGCCATCATAGCCTCCACGTTGGATTCACTGCTTGATCTTCTCTCTGGTTTCATATTATGGTTTACAGCTTTCTCCATGCAGACACCAAACCCGTATCAATATCCTATCGGAAAGAAACGTATGCAGCCTTTG GGAATCCTTGTTTTTGCTTCTGTCATGGCGACTTTGGGACTGCAGATAATTCTGGAGTCTATGCGTACACTAATATCTGAT GAGTCTGATTTCAGCCTTACCAAGGAGCAAGAGAGATGGGTTGTTGGGATTATGGTCTTTGTGACTTTGGTGAAACTAGTTTTGGTGTTGTATTGCCGGTCTTTCACCAATGAGATTGTGAAAGCATATGCCCAGGATCATTTCTTCGACGTTATCACAAACATCATTGGACTAGTCGCCGCTTTGCTTGCTAACTACATCACTGACTGGATAGACCCTGTTGGAGCTATGATT CTCGCGTTGTACACCATTCGAACATGGTCAATGACCGTGTTAGAGAACGTGAACTCCCTAGTCGGTAAGGCAGCTGCACCAGAATATCTACAGAAGCTAACTTACCTCTGCTGGAACCATCACAAAGCCATAAAGCATATCGATACAGTCAGAGCCTATACATTTGGTTCTCACTACTTTGTCGAAGTTGATATCGTCTTACCTGCAGACATGCCATTGCAAGAGGCACACGATATCGGTGAGTCATTGCAGGAGAAGCTCGAACTATTGCCAGAAATCGAGCGTGCATTCGTTCATCTCGACTACGAATACAGCCACAAACCTGAACATGCACAAGCATACCTATAA
- the LOC107871325 gene encoding metal tolerance protein 11 isoform X5, which produces MSSRDPLVSSTSLQFLGQEDNIAVYYQQQVEMLEGFNEMDALADRGFVPGMSKEEREKLARSETTAIRISNIANMVLFAAKVYASVKSGSLAIIASTLDSLLDLLSGFILWFTAFSMQTPNPYQYPIGKKPLKNDTQGILVFASVMATLGLQIILESMRTLISDESDFSLTKEQERWVVGIMVFVTLVKLVLVLYCRSFTNEIVKAYAQDHFFDVITNIIGLVAALLANYITDWIDPVGAMILALYTIRTWSMTVLENVNSLVGKAAAPEYLQKLTYLCWNHHKAIKHIDTVRAYTFGSHYFVEVDIVLPADMPLQEAHDIGESLQEKLELLPEIERAFVHLDYEYSHKPEHAQAYL; this is translated from the exons ATGAGTTCAAGGGATCCGTTAGTTTCCTCAACATCTCTGCAGTTCTTAG GTCAAGAAGACAATATTGCCGTATACTACCAACAACAGGTGGAAATGCTCGAGGGCTTCAATGAAATGGATGCTTTGGCTGATCGTGGTTTTGTACCTGGGATGTCAAAG GAAGAGAGGGAAAAATTGGCTAGAAGTGAAACAACTGCCATTAGGATATCAAATATTGCAAACATGGTTCTCTTTGCCGCTAAAGTATATGCATCTGTCAAGAGTGGTTCATTGGCCATCATAGCCTCCACGTTGGATTCACTGCTTGATCTTCTCTCTGGTTTCATATTATGGTTTACAGCTTTCTCCATGCAGACACCAAACCCGTATCAATATCCTATCGGAAAGAAAC CTTTGAAAAATGATACACAGGGAATCCTTGTTTTTGCTTCTGTCATGGCGACTTTGGGACTGCAGATAATTCTGGAGTCTATGCGTACACTAATATCTGAT GAGTCTGATTTCAGCCTTACCAAGGAGCAAGAGAGATGGGTTGTTGGGATTATGGTCTTTGTGACTTTGGTGAAACTAGTTTTGGTGTTGTATTGCCGGTCTTTCACCAATGAGATTGTGAAAGCATATGCCCAGGATCATTTCTTCGACGTTATCACAAACATCATTGGACTAGTCGCCGCTTTGCTTGCTAACTACATCACTGACTGGATAGACCCTGTTGGAGCTATGATT CTCGCGTTGTACACCATTCGAACATGGTCAATGACCGTGTTAGAGAACGTGAACTCCCTAGTCGGTAAGGCAGCTGCACCAGAATATCTACAGAAGCTAACTTACCTCTGCTGGAACCATCACAAAGCCATAAAGCATATCGATACAGTCAGAGCCTATACATTTGGTTCTCACTACTTTGTCGAAGTTGATATCGTCTTACCTGCAGACATGCCATTGCAAGAGGCACACGATATCGGTGAGTCATTGCAGGAGAAGCTCGAACTATTGCCAGAAATCGAGCGTGCATTCGTTCATCTCGACTACGAATACAGCCACAAACCTGAACATGCACAAGCATACCTATAA
- the LOC107871325 gene encoding metal tolerance protein 11 isoform X2, with protein sequence MMELVAHDGDHGGVCGGGGEEELLLLEANNVDRSWRLNFDELRLSSENNKEKEKSPSRGLHDCLGVLSQEDNIAVYYQQQVEMLEGFNEMDALADRGFVPGMSKEEREKLARSETTAIRISNIANMVLFAAKVYASVKSGSLAIIASTLDSLLDLLSGFILWFTAFSMQTPNPYQYPIGKKRMQPLGILVFASVMATLGLQIILESMRTLISDESDFSLTKEQERWVVGIMVFVTLVKLVLVLYCRSFTNEIVKAYAQDHFFDVITNIIGLVAALLANYITDWIDPVGAMILALYTIRTWSMTVLENVNSLVGKAAAPEYLQKLTYLCWNHHKAIKHIDTVRAYTFGSHYFVEVDIVLPADMPLQEAHDIGESLQEKLELLPEIERAFVHLDYEYSHKPEHAQAYL encoded by the exons ATGATGGAGTTAGTTGCGCACGACGGCGATCACGGCGGAGTATGCGGCGGCGGAGGAGAAGAAGAGCTTTTGTTGTTGGAGGCGAACAATGTGGATCGTTCATGGAGATTGAACTTCGATGAACTACGGTTATCGTCGGAGaataataaagagaaagagaaatcTCCTTCTCGTGGTCTTCATGATTGCCTTGGCGTTTTGA GTCAAGAAGACAATATTGCCGTATACTACCAACAACAGGTGGAAATGCTCGAGGGCTTCAATGAAATGGATGCTTTGGCTGATCGTGGTTTTGTACCTGGGATGTCAAAG GAAGAGAGGGAAAAATTGGCTAGAAGTGAAACAACTGCCATTAGGATATCAAATATTGCAAACATGGTTCTCTTTGCCGCTAAAGTATATGCATCTGTCAAGAGTGGTTCATTGGCCATCATAGCCTCCACGTTGGATTCACTGCTTGATCTTCTCTCTGGTTTCATATTATGGTTTACAGCTTTCTCCATGCAGACACCAAACCCGTATCAATATCCTATCGGAAAGAAACGTATGCAGCCTTTG GGAATCCTTGTTTTTGCTTCTGTCATGGCGACTTTGGGACTGCAGATAATTCTGGAGTCTATGCGTACACTAATATCTGAT GAGTCTGATTTCAGCCTTACCAAGGAGCAAGAGAGATGGGTTGTTGGGATTATGGTCTTTGTGACTTTGGTGAAACTAGTTTTGGTGTTGTATTGCCGGTCTTTCACCAATGAGATTGTGAAAGCATATGCCCAGGATCATTTCTTCGACGTTATCACAAACATCATTGGACTAGTCGCCGCTTTGCTTGCTAACTACATCACTGACTGGATAGACCCTGTTGGAGCTATGATT CTCGCGTTGTACACCATTCGAACATGGTCAATGACCGTGTTAGAGAACGTGAACTCCCTAGTCGGTAAGGCAGCTGCACCAGAATATCTACAGAAGCTAACTTACCTCTGCTGGAACCATCACAAAGCCATAAAGCATATCGATACAGTCAGAGCCTATACATTTGGTTCTCACTACTTTGTCGAAGTTGATATCGTCTTACCTGCAGACATGCCATTGCAAGAGGCACACGATATCGGTGAGTCATTGCAGGAGAAGCTCGAACTATTGCCAGAAATCGAGCGTGCATTCGTTCATCTCGACTACGAATACAGCCACAAACCTGAACATGCACAAGCATACCTATAA
- the LOC107871325 gene encoding metal tolerance protein 11 isoform X7, with product MLEGFNEMDALADRGFVPGMSKEEREKLARSETTAIRISNIANMVLFAAKVYASVKSGSLAIIASTLDSLLDLLSGFILWFTAFSMQTPNPYQYPIGKKPLKNDTQGILVFASVMATLGLQIILESMRTLISDESDFSLTKEQERWVVGIMVFVTLVKLVLVLYCRSFTNEIVKAYAQDHFFDVITNIIGLVAALLANYITDWIDPVGAMILALYTIRTWSMTVLENVNSLVGKAAAPEYLQKLTYLCWNHHKAIKHIDTVRAYTFGSHYFVEVDIVLPADMPLQEAHDIGESLQEKLELLPEIERAFVHLDYEYSHKPEHAQAYL from the exons ATGCTCGAGGGCTTCAATGAAATGGATGCTTTGGCTGATCGTGGTTTTGTACCTGGGATGTCAAAG GAAGAGAGGGAAAAATTGGCTAGAAGTGAAACAACTGCCATTAGGATATCAAATATTGCAAACATGGTTCTCTTTGCCGCTAAAGTATATGCATCTGTCAAGAGTGGTTCATTGGCCATCATAGCCTCCACGTTGGATTCACTGCTTGATCTTCTCTCTGGTTTCATATTATGGTTTACAGCTTTCTCCATGCAGACACCAAACCCGTATCAATATCCTATCGGAAAGAAAC CTTTGAAAAATGATACACAGGGAATCCTTGTTTTTGCTTCTGTCATGGCGACTTTGGGACTGCAGATAATTCTGGAGTCTATGCGTACACTAATATCTGAT GAGTCTGATTTCAGCCTTACCAAGGAGCAAGAGAGATGGGTTGTTGGGATTATGGTCTTTGTGACTTTGGTGAAACTAGTTTTGGTGTTGTATTGCCGGTCTTTCACCAATGAGATTGTGAAAGCATATGCCCAGGATCATTTCTTCGACGTTATCACAAACATCATTGGACTAGTCGCCGCTTTGCTTGCTAACTACATCACTGACTGGATAGACCCTGTTGGAGCTATGATT CTCGCGTTGTACACCATTCGAACATGGTCAATGACCGTGTTAGAGAACGTGAACTCCCTAGTCGGTAAGGCAGCTGCACCAGAATATCTACAGAAGCTAACTTACCTCTGCTGGAACCATCACAAAGCCATAAAGCATATCGATACAGTCAGAGCCTATACATTTGGTTCTCACTACTTTGTCGAAGTTGATATCGTCTTACCTGCAGACATGCCATTGCAAGAGGCACACGATATCGGTGAGTCATTGCAGGAGAAGCTCGAACTATTGCCAGAAATCGAGCGTGCATTCGTTCATCTCGACTACGAATACAGCCACAAACCTGAACATGCACAAGCATACCTATAA
- the LOC107871325 gene encoding metal tolerance protein 11 isoform X6 — MSSRDPLVSSTSLQFLGQEDNIAVYYQQQVEMLEGFNEMDALADRGFVPGMSKEEREKLARSETTAIRISNIANMVLFAAKVYASVKSGSLAIIASTLDSLLDLLSGFILWFTAFSMQTPNPYQYPIGKKRMQPLGILVFASVMATLGLQIILESMRTLISDESDFSLTKEQERWVVGIMVFVTLVKLVLVLYCRSFTNEIVKAYAQDHFFDVITNIIGLVAALLANYITDWIDPVGAMILALYTIRTWSMTVLENVNSLVGKAAAPEYLQKLTYLCWNHHKAIKHIDTVRAYTFGSHYFVEVDIVLPADMPLQEAHDIGESLQEKLELLPEIERAFVHLDYEYSHKPEHAQAYL; from the exons ATGAGTTCAAGGGATCCGTTAGTTTCCTCAACATCTCTGCAGTTCTTAG GTCAAGAAGACAATATTGCCGTATACTACCAACAACAGGTGGAAATGCTCGAGGGCTTCAATGAAATGGATGCTTTGGCTGATCGTGGTTTTGTACCTGGGATGTCAAAG GAAGAGAGGGAAAAATTGGCTAGAAGTGAAACAACTGCCATTAGGATATCAAATATTGCAAACATGGTTCTCTTTGCCGCTAAAGTATATGCATCTGTCAAGAGTGGTTCATTGGCCATCATAGCCTCCACGTTGGATTCACTGCTTGATCTTCTCTCTGGTTTCATATTATGGTTTACAGCTTTCTCCATGCAGACACCAAACCCGTATCAATATCCTATCGGAAAGAAACGTATGCAGCCTTTG GGAATCCTTGTTTTTGCTTCTGTCATGGCGACTTTGGGACTGCAGATAATTCTGGAGTCTATGCGTACACTAATATCTGAT GAGTCTGATTTCAGCCTTACCAAGGAGCAAGAGAGATGGGTTGTTGGGATTATGGTCTTTGTGACTTTGGTGAAACTAGTTTTGGTGTTGTATTGCCGGTCTTTCACCAATGAGATTGTGAAAGCATATGCCCAGGATCATTTCTTCGACGTTATCACAAACATCATTGGACTAGTCGCCGCTTTGCTTGCTAACTACATCACTGACTGGATAGACCCTGTTGGAGCTATGATT CTCGCGTTGTACACCATTCGAACATGGTCAATGACCGTGTTAGAGAACGTGAACTCCCTAGTCGGTAAGGCAGCTGCACCAGAATATCTACAGAAGCTAACTTACCTCTGCTGGAACCATCACAAAGCCATAAAGCATATCGATACAGTCAGAGCCTATACATTTGGTTCTCACTACTTTGTCGAAGTTGATATCGTCTTACCTGCAGACATGCCATTGCAAGAGGCACACGATATCGGTGAGTCATTGCAGGAGAAGCTCGAACTATTGCCAGAAATCGAGCGTGCATTCGTTCATCTCGACTACGAATACAGCCACAAACCTGAACATGCACAAGCATACCTATAA
- the LOC107871323 gene encoding beta-hexosaminidase 1: MSSNSSFSPLNLSQFPLKSLIFFIFSIFPLVNARSLKSTHHHTTNLDESLTYLWPLPEKFTSGNDTLTVDPNLTLDFTGNQSVVVEEAFERYRKIIFKHGGRSGESFDVSKVTVIVHSDNDELKLGVDESYSLLVTESNEHSIVGGVSIEANSVYGALRGLETLSQLCIFDYGVKTVQIHKAPWFIQDKPRFAYRGLLLDTSRHYLPIEIIKQIIESMSYAKLNVLHWHIIDEESFPLEVPSYPNLWKGAYTKWERYTVEDAIEIVDYAKMRGINVMAEVDVPGHAESWGAGYPDLWPSPSCKEPLDVSKNYTFDVISGILADMRKIFPFDLFHLGGDEVNTTCWTTTPHVKQWLQDHNMTSKDAYQYFVLRAQEIAISHNWTPVNWEETFNNFPSKLNPRTVVHNWLGGGVCSKAVAQGFRCIYSNQGFWYLDHLDVPWNEVYYAEPLEGIKSISEQNLVLGGEVCMWGETADASDVQQTIWPRAAAAAERLWSDKETTSSKNTTLAALQRLEYFRCLLTRRGVPAAPVTNFYARRPPVKAGSCYEQ; the protein is encoded by the exons ATGTCCTCAAATTCTTCATTTTCACCCCTCAATCTTTCCCAATTTCCACTCAAGtccctcatcttcttcatcttctccattTTCCCATTAGTCAACGCTCGTTCGTTAAAGTCAACGCACCATCACACTACAAACCTCGATGAATCTCTCACTTATCTATGGCCATTACCGGAAAAATTCACTTCCGGTAACGATACACTCACCGTTGATCCCAATTTAACACTTGATTTTACCGGTAATCAGTCAGTTGTTGTAGAAGAAGCTTTTGAAAGATAcaggaaaattatttttaagcatGGTGGTAGAAGCGGTGAAAGTTTTGATGTTAGTAAAGTTACTGTCATTGTTCACTCCGATAATGATGAG TTGAAACTTGGTGTTGATGAGAGCTACTCGTTATTGGTGACGGAGAGCAATGAACATTCAATTGTCGGGGGAGTCTCAATTGAG GCAAATTCTGTTTATGGTGCACTACGAGGACTTGAG ACACTGAGTCAGTTATGTATTTTTGATTATGGGGTTAAAACAGTGCAAATTCATAAAGCTCCATGGTTTATTCAAGATAAGCCAAGATTTGCATATCGCGGGCTTCTGTTAG ATACATCAAGGCACTATTTGCCGATTGAAATTATAAAGCAAATTATTGAATCCATGTCCTATGCTAAACTT AATGTTCTTCATTGGCACATCATAGATGAAGAGTCATTTCCTCTGGAAGTGCCTTCATACCCAAACTTGTGGAAAGGTGCATATACAAAGTGGGAACGCTACACTGTCGAGGATGCCATTGAAATTGTAGA CTATGCGAAGATGAGAG GTATCAATGTTATGGCAGAAGTTGATGTTCCGGGTCATGCAGAATCATG GGGTGCAGGATACCCTGATCTTTGGCCTTCTCCATCCTGTAAAGAGCCCTTAGACGTTTCAAAAAACTATACTTTTGATGTGATATCTGGTATCTTGGCAG ACATGAGGAAGATTTTTCCATTTGATCTCTTCCACTTAGGTGGTGATGAGGTCAACACAA CTTGTTGGACAACTACGCCACACGTGAAGCAATG GCTTCAAGATCATAATATGACTTCGAAGGATGCATATCAGTATTTTGTACTCAGAGCTCAAGAAATAGCTATATCACATAACTGGACACCTGTTAACTG GGAAGAAACCTTCAACAATTTTCCATCTAAACTTAACCCGCGGACTGTGGTGCATAACTG GTTAGGTGGTGGTGTTTGTTCAAAGGCAGTTGCACAAGGTTTTAGGTGCATTTATAGTAATCAGGGTTTTTGGTATCTCGACCACTTAGATGTCCCGTGGAATGAAGTTTATTATGCGGAACCACTGGAAGGAATAAAGAGTATTTCGGAGCAAAATCTTGTACTTGGAGGTGAAGTATGCATGTGGGGAGAAACTGCAGATGCATCCGATGTTCAACAGACCATATGGCCACGTGCTGCGGCTGCAGCAG AACGTTTGTGGAGCGACAAGGAGACCACATCCTCAAAAAACACTACTTTAGCTGCATTGCAGAGGCTGGAGTACTTCCGATGCCTCTTGACAAGGCGTGGTGTTCCAGCCGCTCCAGTTACCAATTTCTATGCTCGACGTCCTCCAGTTAAGGCAGGATCATGTTATGAACAATAA
- the LOC107871325 gene encoding metal tolerance protein 11 isoform X1, with translation MMELVAHDGDHGGVCGGGGEEELLLLEANNVDRSWRLNFDELRLSSENNKEKEKSPSRGLHDCLGVLSQEDNIAVYYQQQVEMLEGFNEMDALADRGFVPGMSKEEREKLARSETTAIRISNIANMVLFAAKVYASVKSGSLAIIASTLDSLLDLLSGFILWFTAFSMQTPNPYQYPIGKKPLKNDTQGILVFASVMATLGLQIILESMRTLISDESDFSLTKEQERWVVGIMVFVTLVKLVLVLYCRSFTNEIVKAYAQDHFFDVITNIIGLVAALLANYITDWIDPVGAMILALYTIRTWSMTVLENVNSLVGKAAAPEYLQKLTYLCWNHHKAIKHIDTVRAYTFGSHYFVEVDIVLPADMPLQEAHDIGESLQEKLELLPEIERAFVHLDYEYSHKPEHAQAYL, from the exons ATGATGGAGTTAGTTGCGCACGACGGCGATCACGGCGGAGTATGCGGCGGCGGAGGAGAAGAAGAGCTTTTGTTGTTGGAGGCGAACAATGTGGATCGTTCATGGAGATTGAACTTCGATGAACTACGGTTATCGTCGGAGaataataaagagaaagagaaatcTCCTTCTCGTGGTCTTCATGATTGCCTTGGCGTTTTGA GTCAAGAAGACAATATTGCCGTATACTACCAACAACAGGTGGAAATGCTCGAGGGCTTCAATGAAATGGATGCTTTGGCTGATCGTGGTTTTGTACCTGGGATGTCAAAG GAAGAGAGGGAAAAATTGGCTAGAAGTGAAACAACTGCCATTAGGATATCAAATATTGCAAACATGGTTCTCTTTGCCGCTAAAGTATATGCATCTGTCAAGAGTGGTTCATTGGCCATCATAGCCTCCACGTTGGATTCACTGCTTGATCTTCTCTCTGGTTTCATATTATGGTTTACAGCTTTCTCCATGCAGACACCAAACCCGTATCAATATCCTATCGGAAAGAAAC CTTTGAAAAATGATACACAGGGAATCCTTGTTTTTGCTTCTGTCATGGCGACTTTGGGACTGCAGATAATTCTGGAGTCTATGCGTACACTAATATCTGAT GAGTCTGATTTCAGCCTTACCAAGGAGCAAGAGAGATGGGTTGTTGGGATTATGGTCTTTGTGACTTTGGTGAAACTAGTTTTGGTGTTGTATTGCCGGTCTTTCACCAATGAGATTGTGAAAGCATATGCCCAGGATCATTTCTTCGACGTTATCACAAACATCATTGGACTAGTCGCCGCTTTGCTTGCTAACTACATCACTGACTGGATAGACCCTGTTGGAGCTATGATT CTCGCGTTGTACACCATTCGAACATGGTCAATGACCGTGTTAGAGAACGTGAACTCCCTAGTCGGTAAGGCAGCTGCACCAGAATATCTACAGAAGCTAACTTACCTCTGCTGGAACCATCACAAAGCCATAAAGCATATCGATACAGTCAGAGCCTATACATTTGGTTCTCACTACTTTGTCGAAGTTGATATCGTCTTACCTGCAGACATGCCATTGCAAGAGGCACACGATATCGGTGAGTCATTGCAGGAGAAGCTCGAACTATTGCCAGAAATCGAGCGTGCATTCGTTCATCTCGACTACGAATACAGCCACAAACCTGAACATGCACAAGCATACCTATAA
- the LOC107871325 gene encoding metal tolerance protein 11 isoform X3 translates to MSSRVPVVSSTSLFLGQCNGTGQEDNIAVYYQQQVEMLEGFNEMDALADRGFVPGMSKEEREKLARSETTAIRISNIANMVLFAAKVYASVKSGSLAIIASTLDSLLDLLSGFILWFTAFSMQTPNPYQYPIGKKPLKNDTQGILVFASVMATLGLQIILESMRTLISDESDFSLTKEQERWVVGIMVFVTLVKLVLVLYCRSFTNEIVKAYAQDHFFDVITNIIGLVAALLANYITDWIDPVGAMILALYTIRTWSMTVLENVNSLVGKAAAPEYLQKLTYLCWNHHKAIKHIDTVRAYTFGSHYFVEVDIVLPADMPLQEAHDIGESLQEKLELLPEIERAFVHLDYEYSHKPEHAQAYL, encoded by the exons ATGAGTTCAAGGGTTCCAGTGGTTTCCTCAACTTCTCTGTTCTTAGGACAGTGTAATGGAACAG GTCAAGAAGACAATATTGCCGTATACTACCAACAACAGGTGGAAATGCTCGAGGGCTTCAATGAAATGGATGCTTTGGCTGATCGTGGTTTTGTACCTGGGATGTCAAAG GAAGAGAGGGAAAAATTGGCTAGAAGTGAAACAACTGCCATTAGGATATCAAATATTGCAAACATGGTTCTCTTTGCCGCTAAAGTATATGCATCTGTCAAGAGTGGTTCATTGGCCATCATAGCCTCCACGTTGGATTCACTGCTTGATCTTCTCTCTGGTTTCATATTATGGTTTACAGCTTTCTCCATGCAGACACCAAACCCGTATCAATATCCTATCGGAAAGAAAC CTTTGAAAAATGATACACAGGGAATCCTTGTTTTTGCTTCTGTCATGGCGACTTTGGGACTGCAGATAATTCTGGAGTCTATGCGTACACTAATATCTGAT GAGTCTGATTTCAGCCTTACCAAGGAGCAAGAGAGATGGGTTGTTGGGATTATGGTCTTTGTGACTTTGGTGAAACTAGTTTTGGTGTTGTATTGCCGGTCTTTCACCAATGAGATTGTGAAAGCATATGCCCAGGATCATTTCTTCGACGTTATCACAAACATCATTGGACTAGTCGCCGCTTTGCTTGCTAACTACATCACTGACTGGATAGACCCTGTTGGAGCTATGATT CTCGCGTTGTACACCATTCGAACATGGTCAATGACCGTGTTAGAGAACGTGAACTCCCTAGTCGGTAAGGCAGCTGCACCAGAATATCTACAGAAGCTAACTTACCTCTGCTGGAACCATCACAAAGCCATAAAGCATATCGATACAGTCAGAGCCTATACATTTGGTTCTCACTACTTTGTCGAAGTTGATATCGTCTTACCTGCAGACATGCCATTGCAAGAGGCACACGATATCGGTGAGTCATTGCAGGAGAAGCTCGAACTATTGCCAGAAATCGAGCGTGCATTCGTTCATCTCGACTACGAATACAGCCACAAACCTGAACATGCACAAGCATACCTATAA